The Sinomicrobium kalidii genome contains a region encoding:
- a CDS encoding glycosyltransferase: MHLEFSFIIPVYNRPDEVAELLESMAGLDYDNPFEVVIVEDGSTVPAKEVTDSFSGKLNISYYFKDNSGPGDSRNFGMQKAKGNYFIILDSDCILPPHYLREVQTALTSDYVHCFGGPDTAHSSFTDLQKAINYAMTSTVTTGGIRGKKKSVGRFQPRSFNMGISREAFLKTGGFGKIHPGEDPDLTIRLWKAGYDTRFVEGAFVYHKRRISWSKFFKQVYKFGMTRPILNRWHPHTERIVYWLPALFVTGLVFSLFLWLAGLSFFAGLYTLFFIVVFIDALYKNRNVKVAFLSVFAVLVQFSGYGYGFIKSTFAMKVLKSDPQKAFPELFFN, translated from the coding sequence ATGCATTTAGAATTCTCATTTATTATCCCGGTGTATAACAGGCCCGATGAGGTTGCGGAACTATTGGAAAGCATGGCGGGTCTGGATTACGATAATCCTTTTGAAGTGGTTATTGTGGAGGATGGGTCGACTGTTCCGGCAAAAGAGGTGACCGATAGCTTTTCAGGTAAGTTGAACATATCCTATTATTTCAAGGACAATTCGGGACCGGGGGATTCCCGGAATTTTGGTATGCAAAAGGCAAAAGGGAATTATTTTATTATCCTGGATTCCGACTGTATTCTTCCGCCGCACTATCTCAGGGAGGTGCAGACTGCACTTACTTCAGATTATGTACATTGTTTCGGAGGGCCCGACACTGCACATTCGTCTTTTACCGATCTGCAGAAAGCCATCAACTATGCCATGACCTCTACGGTCACTACCGGGGGGATACGCGGAAAGAAAAAATCCGTAGGCAGATTTCAGCCCCGCAGTTTTAATATGGGAATTTCAAGGGAAGCGTTTTTAAAGACAGGAGGATTCGGGAAAATACATCCCGGGGAAGACCCGGACCTCACCATCCGACTTTGGAAAGCCGGTTATGATACCCGGTTTGTTGAAGGTGCCTTTGTGTATCACAAAAGACGTATTTCCTGGTCGAAATTCTTTAAACAGGTCTATAAATTCGGAATGACCCGGCCCATTCTGAACCGCTGGCATCCGCATACCGAAAGAATCGTGTACTGGTTGCCCGCACTTTTTGTAACCGGGCTGGTCTTTTCACTTTTTCTCTGGTTGGCGGGACTATCGTTTTTTGCCGGACTGTACACCTTGTTCTTTATTGTTGTTTTTATAGATGCCCTGTACAAGAACAGGAATGTAAAAGTTGCATTTTTGTCGGTTTTTGCGGTGTTGGTACAATTTTCGGGCTATGGTTACGGTTTTATAAAAAGTACTTTTGCGATGAAAGTGTTGAAAAGCGATCCGCAAAAGGCATTTCCGGAATTATTTTTTAATTAG